The Kozakia baliensis genome includes a region encoding these proteins:
- a CDS encoding HlyD family secretion protein — MPSREVWTNDAYVTAHYSTIAPRISGQVIAVDVDDNQPVKAGQVLARLDPRDYQTTLDRDKANLAHDKALALDAQAAVDRQPAIIDENVAEAARISAQLTYAEQNALRYRNLSQTGAGSTQERQQSDASLREMEANLRGTQAQIAAARAQVPILRAQHNAALETIRLDEAQLHQAELNLSYTHILAPMDGMVGERNVQVGNYVSPGTALMAVVPMHELWIMANYRELALRHMRPGQPVRIHVDAYNIDLDGIVDSVPPASGAAFSPIAPENATGNFTKIVQRLPVKIVLKSGQPLANLLRMGFSVETSVDTGFENVVGEQQNTHAEITAK; from the coding sequence GTGCCGTCTCGCGAGGTCTGGACGAACGACGCCTATGTTACTGCCCATTATTCGACAATCGCCCCGCGCATTTCAGGACAAGTGATTGCCGTCGATGTGGACGACAACCAGCCTGTCAAAGCAGGGCAAGTTCTCGCAAGACTGGACCCGCGAGATTACCAAACGACGCTCGATCGCGATAAAGCCAATCTCGCGCATGACAAGGCACTCGCTCTAGACGCTCAGGCAGCGGTCGATCGGCAACCGGCAATCATCGATGAAAACGTGGCAGAAGCCGCGCGCATCTCGGCGCAGCTTACCTATGCCGAGCAAAATGCCCTTCGTTATCGCAACCTATCTCAAACGGGAGCCGGCTCGACGCAGGAACGGCAACAGAGTGATGCTTCTTTGCGAGAGATGGAAGCCAATTTGCGCGGAACTCAAGCACAGATCGCAGCGGCACGTGCGCAAGTGCCGATCTTGCGCGCACAGCATAATGCGGCGCTGGAAACCATTCGTCTGGACGAAGCGCAACTGCATCAAGCTGAACTGAATCTCTCCTATACACATATTCTTGCGCCGATGGACGGCATGGTGGGCGAGCGAAACGTGCAGGTGGGAAATTACGTCTCGCCCGGCACGGCACTCATGGCGGTTGTGCCGATGCATGAACTCTGGATCATGGCGAATTATCGCGAACTGGCACTGCGACATATGCGCCCCGGTCAACCGGTACGTATTCATGTAGATGCTTACAATATCGACCTTGATGGCATCGTCGATAGCGTGCCACCGGCTTCGGGAGCAGCTTTTTCTCCTATCGCGCCTGAAAACGCGACGGGCAATTTCACCAAGATCGTCCAACGCCTTCCGGTTAAAATCGTGCTAAAATCCGGGCAGCCACTGGCTAATCTTTTACGCATGGGATTCTCGGTCGAAACCAGCGTCGACACGGGATTTGAAAACGTCGTCGGCGAGCAGCAGAACACACATGCTGAAATTACGGCCAAATGA
- a CDS encoding efflux transporter outer membrane subunit has product MSFLKQLSLITSIGVLAGCTVGPDFRKPIVAAPNHWGEEPQDVASHTYGGQIDASWWRGFNDPELNSLVERLGRQNLELQRGLQRIVQAQSQIRIAASQGLPSLNWAGSYTYTHQSESGFISLVQPRPGAPNEYNFFQNTLSASWDLDLFGQVRRATETQRANREAAIEARHGIALSTVSTLADTYMQLRGVQEQIAITERNLAVTQHDLKLVQDRFGNGVGTILDLAQARAQVASTAAALPPLHNSESQLINAIGLLLAEPPRALTGELTPRKTQPPVPPQVPVGVPSELARRRPDIREAEARLHAATAEIGVATAAFYPDITLTGQMGTQTLSAADFFALPARQFANGPTLSVPLFEGGRLRGTLNLRKAQQKEAVLAFHQAVLNAWNEVDNTLTAYAQAQRQRVQTLEALMQDRQALTAAQQRYREGAVNFLEVDNAESAALASEAALAANQTTIETNLIALYRALGGGWEYAENPQNSDRKNI; this is encoded by the coding sequence ATGAGCTTCCTCAAACAACTAAGCCTAATAACCAGTATCGGCGTGCTGGCTGGCTGTACGGTCGGCCCTGATTTCCGCAAACCGATCGTCGCGGCCCCCAATCATTGGGGAGAAGAACCGCAAGATGTGGCAAGCCACACTTATGGCGGCCAAATCGATGCTTCCTGGTGGCGTGGTTTCAACGATCCTGAATTGAACAGTCTCGTAGAGCGTCTCGGGCGGCAGAATTTGGAATTGCAGCGCGGCTTGCAGCGTATCGTGCAGGCTCAATCCCAAATCCGCATTGCGGCTTCGCAAGGTTTACCGAGCCTCAATTGGGCGGGTTCCTATACTTACACCCATCAAAGCGAAAGCGGTTTTATTTCTTTGGTACAGCCGCGACCCGGCGCGCCGAACGAATATAATTTCTTCCAGAATACGCTGAGCGCATCATGGGATTTGGATTTGTTCGGCCAAGTTCGGCGCGCCACGGAAACACAAAGAGCTAATCGGGAAGCGGCAATCGAAGCACGACACGGCATTGCGCTCAGCACCGTCTCGACCCTGGCGGATACATACATGCAGTTACGCGGTGTGCAGGAGCAGATCGCCATCACGGAGCGCAATCTGGCTGTTACGCAACACGATCTCAAATTGGTACAGGATCGTTTCGGCAACGGCGTCGGCACGATATTGGACTTAGCCCAAGCCCGAGCGCAGGTTGCAAGCACGGCGGCCGCTCTGCCGCCCTTACATAATTCGGAAAGCCAACTGATCAACGCCATCGGCTTATTGCTGGCCGAACCGCCGCGTGCACTGACAGGCGAATTGACGCCGCGCAAAACGCAGCCTCCTGTACCGCCGCAGGTGCCGGTGGGTGTGCCAAGCGAGTTAGCGAGGCGGCGTCCCGATATTCGCGAGGCCGAAGCGCGGCTCCACGCGGCAACGGCGGAGATTGGTGTCGCGACGGCGGCATTTTATCCCGATATCACGCTGACTGGCCAAATGGGCACGCAAACGCTTTCCGCGGCGGATTTCTTTGCACTTCCGGCACGGCAATTTGCGAATGGGCCAACCTTAAGCGTGCCGCTCTTCGAAGGGGGGCGTTTGCGTGGTACGCTCAACCTTCGAAAAGCCCAGCAGAAGGAAGCCGTGCTGGCTTTTCATCAGGCAGTGCTCAATGCGTGGAACGAGGTCGATAACACTTTGACAGCCTATGCCCAGGCGCAGCGCCAAAGAGTGCAAACGCTAGAAGCCCTAATGCAGGATCGGCAAGCGCTTACAGCAGCGCAGCAACGCTATCGCGAGGGGGCGGTTAATTTTCTAGAAGTCGATAATGCAGAAAGCGCCGCCCTGGCCAGCGAGGCGGCATTGGCCGCCAATCAGACCACGATCGAAACGAATTTGATTGCGCTCTACCGGGCACTCGGCGGCGGATGGGAATACGCTGAAAATCCGCAGAATTCCGATAGAAAAAATATTTAA
- a CDS encoding metal-dependent hydrolase, with amino-acid sequence MTGRSHMLIGAATAIAACAGHWLVFSPATIFAAIFGSLLPDLDTERSMLGCRVRWLSRRFAAAFGHRTVTHSFFVPLVGALMVWHFEGLAALRGFWGAIWLGYASHIAADLPTGGCWALYPLSNRRLAFWPYARTGGIQEAVLLMISLGLLMALAFVWTGQVQHVHLPRNIASMA; translated from the coding sequence ATGACCGGACGTTCTCATATGCTGATCGGCGCGGCGACGGCAATCGCGGCATGCGCCGGACATTGGTTGGTTTTCAGCCCGGCAACGATATTCGCCGCCATATTCGGTAGCCTGTTGCCCGATCTGGATACGGAACGCTCCATGCTCGGTTGTCGTGTCCGCTGGCTTTCCAGACGGTTTGCCGCCGCCTTTGGGCATCGGACAGTGACGCATTCTTTTTTCGTGCCGCTCGTCGGGGCGCTCATGGTTTGGCATTTCGAAGGTCTGGCGGCATTACGCGGTTTCTGGGGCGCGATATGGCTAGGATATGCCAGCCATATCGCCGCCGATCTGCCGACGGGCGGATGCTGGGCGCTTTACCCTCTCAGCAACCGAAGATTGGCTTTTTGGCCCTATGCGCGCACCGGCGGCATACAGGAAGCGGTTCTACTTATGATAAGCCTGGGCCTGCTTATGGCTCTGGCGTTCGTATGGACAGGGCAGGTTCAGCATGTTCATTTACCGCGCAACATTGCTTCTATGGCGTGA
- the purH gene encoding bifunctional phosphoribosylaminoimidazolecarboxamide formyltransferase/IMP cyclohydrolase translates to MSVADRLPIRRALLSVSDKSGLIELGRALAEKGAQLLSTGGSAKALREAGLTVTDVSEHTGFPEILDGRVKTLVPQIHGGILGRRDLPAHVAQMQEHDIAPIDLVCVNLYPFAATVASGAGPEDCIENIDIGGPALIRAAAKNHAHVAILTEPAQYAALIDMLNAGGTTLEARRNWAGAAYAHTAAYDAMIAAWFARQEGEIFPPTMTLTGTRRELLRYGENPHQKAAFYVNGEKRAGIATATQVQGKALSYNNLNDTDAAFEAVAEFEEPTVVIVKHANPCGVATAQSLSDAWDAALKCDPVSAFGGIVALNRKLDAATAEKISAIFTEVIVAPDAEDAAKEILAKKKNLRLLLTGSVPAPDAEGLAFRSVAGGFLAQNRDAGRVTRADLRVVTTRAPTEAEMADLLFAFHVAKHVKSNAVIYAKNGATVGIGAGQMSRVDSARIAARKSEDAAQQAGESAPLTQGSVAASDAFFPFADGLESVVAAGAIAVIQPGGSIRDQEVIDAADRAGIAMVFTGMRHFRH, encoded by the coding sequence ATGTCCGTTGCCGACCGTTTGCCCATTCGCCGCGCATTACTGTCTGTTTCCGATAAATCCGGGCTGATCGAACTTGGCCGCGCCCTGGCGGAAAAAGGCGCGCAGCTTCTCTCTACCGGTGGATCGGCCAAGGCACTGCGCGAGGCCGGACTGACGGTGACCGACGTTTCCGAACATACCGGATTTCCTGAAATACTGGATGGTCGCGTCAAAACGCTGGTCCCGCAAATTCATGGTGGCATTCTTGGCCGCCGCGACCTTCCGGCGCATGTGGCGCAGATGCAAGAACATGATATCGCACCGATCGATCTGGTGTGCGTCAATCTGTATCCTTTCGCCGCTACCGTCGCCTCCGGCGCGGGACCGGAAGATTGCATCGAGAACATCGATATCGGCGGCCCAGCGCTTATCCGCGCTGCAGCGAAGAATCACGCGCATGTGGCGATCTTGACGGAGCCTGCACAATATGCAGCGCTGATCGACATGCTGAACGCAGGGGGCACCACGCTGGAAGCACGCCGGAACTGGGCGGGGGCCGCTTATGCCCACACGGCGGCCTATGATGCCATGATCGCTGCCTGGTTCGCGCGCCAAGAGGGCGAGATTTTCCCACCGACGATGACCTTGACCGGCACACGCCGCGAGTTGCTGCGTTATGGTGAAAACCCGCATCAGAAAGCGGCATTCTACGTCAACGGAGAAAAGCGGGCAGGGATCGCAACGGCTACCCAGGTTCAAGGCAAGGCGCTCAGCTACAACAATCTTAATGATACCGACGCGGCGTTCGAAGCTGTGGCCGAGTTCGAGGAACCGACGGTCGTTATCGTCAAGCATGCCAACCCTTGTGGCGTCGCAACTGCGCAAAGCCTGAGTGATGCCTGGGATGCCGCCTTGAAGTGCGATCCCGTCTCCGCTTTTGGCGGCATCGTCGCACTGAACCGCAAGTTGGACGCCGCCACGGCGGAGAAGATTTCCGCGATCTTCACCGAAGTGATTGTGGCACCGGATGCCGAAGACGCCGCTAAGGAAATTCTGGCGAAAAAGAAGAATCTGCGTCTGCTGCTGACGGGCAGCGTGCCTGCGCCGGATGCGGAGGGTTTAGCCTTCCGTTCCGTTGCGGGTGGTTTCCTGGCTCAAAATCGTGATGCCGGTCGCGTGACGCGCGCGGATTTGCGCGTGGTGACGACACGCGCGCCGACGGAAGCGGAAATGGCGGACCTGCTCTTTGCCTTCCACGTCGCAAAGCACGTTAAATCCAATGCCGTGATTTATGCCAAGAATGGCGCGACGGTTGGTATCGGAGCAGGCCAGATGTCGCGCGTCGATTCCGCACGCATCGCGGCGCGTAAAAGCGAAGATGCAGCGCAGCAGGCGGGTGAAAGCGCACCTTTGACACAAGGTTCCGTCGCCGCATCGGATGCTTTCTTCCCATTTGCCGATGGATTGGAAAGTGTCGTGGCGGCAGGCGCGATCGCGGTGATACAGCCGGGTGGTTCTATCCGCGATCAAGAAGTGATCGACGCGGCGGATCGCGCGGGCATTGCCATGGTGTTTACTGGTATGCGTCATTTCCGGCATTAA
- a CDS encoding AGE family epimerase/isomerase, which translates to MADLLTPALLPTTSWLRLPAHHAWLGAEGLELLNFSKNSKMPAGFGPLDLEGNLPNDAEPDGILTARMTHAYALAALQGIPGTEPMVEHGVRALLGPLRDHEHDGWLEAPSAPHGRKQAYYHAFVALAGSSAVRLGVEGGRELLEGSTAILERQFWSEDEGVMRESFAFDWSDEEDYRGANSNMHSTESCLALSDVTGDRKWLNRAQRIVTRFVHEIAARHGHTMPEHFDRQWHLLRDYNIDRPTDELRPFGMTPGHFMEWSHLTLKLEAALLRADGIAPDWMLRDAHGLFESGLKYGWAADGQPGILYTIDWDRRPKVPARAHWVQAEAITAAVNLLKRTGHRGYEKWYRTIWNYVDNVLIDRKKGSWFNEVGPNGTPTETVYPGKGDLYHAYQSTIAPLLPLAPSLASAILSSDAL; encoded by the coding sequence ATGGCCGACCTGCTTACTCCTGCCCTACTGCCGACCACTTCCTGGTTACGCCTGCCCGCTCATCACGCCTGGCTCGGCGCAGAAGGTTTGGAACTCCTGAACTTTTCCAAGAATTCAAAAATGCCGGCGGGTTTCGGACCGCTCGACCTCGAAGGTAATCTGCCGAATGACGCAGAGCCGGACGGTATTCTTACCGCACGCATGACCCATGCCTATGCGCTGGCTGCACTGCAGGGCATCCCAGGCACGGAACCGATGGTCGAGCACGGCGTACGCGCCTTGCTCGGCCCTTTGCGCGATCATGAGCACGATGGTTGGTTGGAAGCTCCTTCCGCGCCTCATGGCCGCAAACAGGCTTATTATCACGCGTTCGTCGCCCTTGCTGGCTCTTCAGCGGTGCGCCTTGGTGTCGAAGGTGGGCGAGAGCTTCTGGAAGGCAGCACGGCGATTTTGGAGCGGCAGTTCTGGTCCGAAGATGAAGGCGTAATGCGTGAAAGCTTTGCTTTCGATTGGTCGGATGAAGAAGATTATCGTGGTGCAAACAGCAACATGCACTCGACCGAATCATGCCTTGCGCTGTCCGATGTGACGGGCGACCGGAAATGGCTCAATCGCGCCCAACGCATCGTGACCCGCTTTGTGCATGAGATTGCCGCGCGGCATGGCCACACCATGCCGGAACATTTCGACCGGCAATGGCATTTACTGCGCGATTACAATATCGATCGGCCCACCGATGAACTTCGGCCTTTCGGCATGACGCCGGGACATTTCATGGAGTGGTCGCACCTGACGCTGAAGCTGGAAGCCGCCCTTCTACGCGCCGATGGCATTGCACCGGATTGGATGTTGCGCGATGCGCATGGTCTTTTTGAAAGTGGCCTGAAATATGGCTGGGCGGCAGACGGACAGCCTGGCATTCTCTATACGATCGATTGGGACCGTCGCCCGAAAGTTCCGGCAAGGGCGCATTGGGTGCAGGCGGAAGCCATTACTGCCGCCGTCAACCTGCTGAAACGCACAGGCCATCGCGGTTATGAGAAATGGTATCGGACGATTTGGAACTATGTCGATAACGTTCTGATCGATCGAAAGAAGGGCAGTTGGTTTAACGAAGTCGGCCCCAACGGAACGCCAACTGAAACGGTTTACCCAGGTAAAGGCGATCTTTATCATGCCTATCAATCGACGATCGCGCCGCTGCTCCCCCTGGCGCCGAGCCTTGCCAGCGCCATTCTTTCTTCCGATGCCCTTTAA
- a CDS encoding S9 family peptidase, whose product MKLTSSVLFTVTLATVLGTTTPAKAQSQRAACFATLADTRNGTLGLPLHAQVAPDGQNIFFLRSGPHDTALHLYRFDVHTHALTELAAPDAKSDDNLSVEEKARRERARQSMTGITDFDLASDNRRLIASQGGKLLQIDTQTGKVTPIAGEWIAPRLSLDGTHLAAVHQDDLYNIDLKSGRATRLTTGGSELVTHGLAEFAAAEELQRPDGAWWSPDGSTVLFEEADSRKVERHFIANPENPQTSPVEFRYPRAGTNNADVKLGLVSAQGGQSRWVQWDHVAFPYLGRVVWRRDGGLFLVVLNRDQTREDLLSVDLRSGKTRLILEDQDKDWLDLTPMERTGGLDLPYALPGGDFLWAAQRGLSWQLERHGSDGRLKQTLTKDGLPFLALVDVNGNNAVIASDAGRIDRKLYRLDLDSGKTTSLAIEAGHHTARFTKDQHDVFVDAFNSAEGRRQTLLRDTSGHIVAELPSVAEPLPWHIHTEFTHAGSRSLDAVLIRPDNFDPAHRYPVVLSVYAGPGFKQVNHTPASYAEEQCLANQGYIVASLDGRGTPGRDHDFERATKNNLIDAPLEDQIAGLQALGARYKELDLTNVGVFGWSFGGYFTAMATIRRPDFFKVGVAGAPPVDFADYDTAYTERYLNTPQNDPNGYRQSNVLTYAAQLKQPLLLMHGITDDNVYFENSMKLTQALLRAGKRYDLLLLPGTHMLSDPVLRAHVSQVRADYLGNVLHPQ is encoded by the coding sequence ATGAAACTCACGAGTTCCGTTCTTTTTACAGTTACGCTTGCTACCGTTCTTGGAACCACTACGCCAGCAAAAGCGCAATCTCAGCGTGCCGCTTGTTTTGCAACGCTCGCCGATACACGCAATGGCACGTTAGGCCTCCCTCTTCATGCGCAGGTTGCTCCGGATGGTCAGAATATTTTCTTCCTCCGTAGTGGCCCACACGATACGGCCTTGCACTTGTATCGCTTCGACGTTCATACGCATGCGTTGACGGAACTCGCCGCGCCGGACGCAAAGAGCGATGACAACCTATCGGTCGAAGAAAAAGCGCGCCGGGAACGTGCCCGCCAGTCCATGACCGGAATCACGGATTTCGACCTGGCTTCCGATAATCGTCGGCTGATCGCGTCTCAGGGCGGAAAACTTCTTCAAATCGATACGCAAACCGGCAAAGTCACGCCTATCGCCGGAGAGTGGATTGCCCCACGCCTTTCGCTGGACGGCACCCACCTTGCTGCCGTTCATCAGGACGATCTATATAATATCGACCTCAAATCCGGGCGCGCGACCCGCCTGACAACGGGCGGTTCGGAGCTTGTGACGCATGGTCTGGCGGAGTTTGCCGCCGCGGAGGAATTGCAAAGGCCAGATGGCGCTTGGTGGTCGCCAGACGGTTCGACAGTGCTTTTCGAGGAAGCCGATAGCCGCAAGGTCGAGAGACATTTCATCGCCAATCCGGAAAATCCTCAGACATCACCGGTGGAATTTCGCTATCCAAGAGCCGGAACGAATAACGCGGACGTCAAGCTCGGCCTTGTTTCCGCCCAGGGCGGTCAGTCGCGTTGGGTGCAATGGGATCACGTCGCTTTTCCATATCTTGGGCGCGTCGTCTGGCGTCGCGATGGCGGATTATTCCTAGTCGTTCTCAATCGTGACCAAACGCGGGAAGATCTGCTTTCGGTCGATCTGCGGAGTGGGAAGACGCGCCTTATCTTGGAAGACCAAGACAAGGATTGGCTCGATCTGACGCCCATGGAACGTACGGGAGGCTTGGATCTGCCTTACGCCCTACCCGGTGGCGATTTTCTTTGGGCGGCTCAACGTGGTCTGTCCTGGCAGCTGGAACGACACGGATCTGATGGCCGTTTGAAACAGACTCTTACGAAGGACGGATTGCCGTTTTTGGCGCTGGTGGACGTTAACGGAAATAACGCCGTCATCGCCTCGGATGCCGGACGGATCGACAGAAAGCTTTACCGTCTCGATTTAGATTCTGGAAAAACCACGTCATTGGCAATCGAAGCGGGCCATCACACGGCGCGCTTTACCAAAGATCAGCACGATGTGTTCGTGGACGCGTTCAATAGCGCCGAAGGCCGCCGCCAGACTTTGTTGCGTGATACGTCGGGGCATATCGTTGCAGAGCTTCCAAGCGTGGCTGAACCACTGCCGTGGCATATCCATACCGAATTCACGCATGCCGGTTCCCGCTCCTTGGATGCCGTTCTGATCCGTCCGGATAATTTCGATCCGGCGCATCGTTATCCGGTCGTGCTCTCCGTTTATGCGGGGCCAGGTTTCAAACAGGTTAATCATACGCCTGCCAGCTATGCCGAGGAGCAGTGTTTGGCCAATCAAGGTTATATCGTCGCCTCCCTGGATGGGCGCGGCACGCCTGGGCGCGATCACGACTTCGAACGCGCGACGAAAAACAACCTGATCGATGCGCCGTTGGAGGACCAGATTGCTGGGCTTCAAGCATTAGGCGCGCGATATAAAGAACTCGATCTGACAAATGTCGGTGTGTTCGGCTGGTCCTTCGGTGGTTACTTTACCGCTATGGCCACGATCCGACGGCCGGATTTCTTCAAAGTCGGCGTCGCAGGTGCGCCGCCGGTCGATTTCGCCGATTACGACACCGCTTATACGGAGCGTTACCTCAACACGCCGCAAAACGATCCGAACGGTTACCGCCAGAGCAATGTTCTGACCTATGCCGCACAACTTAAACAACCGCTCCTTCTCATGCACGGCATTACGGATGACAACGTTTATTTCGAAAACAGCATGAAGCTGACGCAGGCTCTTCTGCGTGCCGGAAAACGCTACGATCTTCTTTTATTGCCTGGCACGCATATGCTGTCCGACCCTGTTCTTCGGGCGCATGTCTCCCAAGTTCGCGCCGATTATCTGGGTAACGTTCTTCATCCTCAATGA